GAACGAAAGGGCCAGTACATTATTTATTCACTTAACACGACTGTCTTTCAAGATTTAATGAAATGGGTTTTACAATTTCAACACAAGGAGGATTAAACGATGAGTAAATGGATTACAAGAGTTGTCGTTATTGTGGTAATTGGATCAAGTTTTTTACTTTACCCATATTTACCAGAACAGCTACCTAATAAATTTAACAATTTTGGAACACCAAGTAGTTATACTTCAACAATCAATGTCATGTTTGGCTTAATAATATCTGTCATCACCGTTTATATGTCAGCTATTATTAGTTCATGGGTTTTACAAAAAAAATCTCAATACAGAAGATTTCAACAAAACGTTGAAAAGATTTTAATGGTAGTGATGCTTATTGTTTTTGCTGTTTATATCGGAGTGGTCGTAAACGGTTTAGGGTATGAAGTTAACATTTTATTCCTATTACCATTATGTTTAGCGTTCATTTTTATCGTAACTGGAAATGTCATTCAACAATTTAAAATGAACACTGACAATGTGTCACCATTAAATTCAGCTATAAATGAATCATGGAATAACATTCGATTTTTTCTAGCAAAAGTTCTCTTCGTGGGAGGAATACTCATGCTTCCTCTTATTTTCTTAACACCAAAAGTACTACTAATCACATTTTTTATCGTCCTAGGCATGATACTTCTCGTTATGCTATTAGGTTCATATGCTATTTATAAAAAGCACAATATGCCCCCCACTAATAAAACGATATAACGAGGATATTACACACAAAAAAGAGGATACTTAAGAAGTTATTGGACATATAGCCCTACCCTTTTAAGCTATCCTCTATTTGTTACTTAGGCTGTTTTCGTATAGATTGTTGTTTTTCGAATCGAGTAATAAATACGTACATCACCATCGTTCGTAGTACCTTTTCTGCAGAAAAACGATGTCAATCGTTTAAACCGTTTTTATTACTGACAATAGCAACGAAGTTTTCGAAATGAGCCTCAACTTATAATTATTGTACTCCTACTGCATCAAATGCTGCTGATATTGCTGCAACTTCAGAACCATTATCTCCATACAAGTCAGTAGCAGATTGGATTAAAGATGAACGTAACTGACTAAATGTAGATGATTCAGTTAAATACTGTGTAAGCGCTCGATAATAAATTTGACCGAGCTTATCTTTCCCAATACCTGTAACTGTCGTTCCGCTGTGTGTTCCACCTTCACTTATTAAATATGCCGCCTTGTTAG
This window of the Bacillus sp. SM2101 genome carries:
- a CDS encoding M4 family metallopeptidase, producing NKAAYLISEGGTHSGTTVTGIGKDKLGQIYYRALTQYLTESSTFSQLRSSLIQSATDLYGDNGSEVAAISAAFDAVGVQ